The DNA region ATTTATatcattgtaattttttatcgACTACGATTACATGACGAGATTTATTCAGTATGCACTTTTCAGTATTTTCGAGCAGTGGTTGCGGATTTTGTTGGTCgctcaaacaaaaaaatggAGTAGTTTATATTACCTTTGGTGAATTTCTGACCACCATTTCATTGGGTTTCTCGTTCTTGAAGATGCTCATTAGGTTCAGCTCATTTGTCCCCATCTCCGTTTCTTCTTGCAAATTGTTGATTCTCTCTAGCAACTCTTTTATGTAATCTATTGTGTCCCCCAGGATAGATGTCCTGTCCAtctatcaagaaaaaaaaaaacattttattggGACGATTCGTAGAACGTACAAAATATTTGTGGGTAGAAATGAAATAACCAAGAAAGTGAAGGCTTACCTTGCTAATTTTGGGAACAACTGATCTGAGCATGGAAAGTCTGTCGTTAAGTCTCTTTCTTCTTCGTCTCTCGGCCATCAAGTTCTTTGAAGGTTGGCCATGGAGCTTCTTGGATTTGTTGGCCTTTTTCTCGGGGCAAAACCCGATATTGAAAGCACTGGCCGGCGTTTCAACGCTGGAGGATTGAACCGGGTCCAAGATGGACGACAGGTCTTCTTGACTACCCGGGAATGGCAATGATTCCAGCTTGGTGCTCGAGGATTCCGCTAGCTGAGGCGACAGTTCGTCACCAAATACAGCTGGCGGACTACAGAACTCGGACAGAAAGTAACTTTGACTTTGGTCAAGAGGTAAGTAGTGAGAGAGTTCATCAAAACAAAAGGCGGAGGCCGAGGCGGCGGTGCCAGGTGGCGGGACGGGCATGGCGTTTTCTCCGAAAGAATCAAAGACGGTGCAATCGTTGCTCGGCCAGTCATTGTAGTTGACTAAGAGCTCATCATTGATCTCCATTCCCATTCCCATGGCAATATTGTTTCCTTCCCACGACTCATTTCTTAAAGCTAATAACTCTTCCAAGAAGCCATTTTCATAGTAATaatccatctctctctctctctctctctttctttttgtctttttcttgaAAAGGTTTGAAGGTGGCGATCTTTGGTAGAAGAAGCCTTGATGAGAATGAGGTTGCACCAAGTGGAGGATGGGCTTATATAGTGAACACAAATGAAAGcaatcataatattattattattattattattattattattattattattattattattgaatatatgaAAGCAATCTTATTATGAATGTATTTATTATGGCCACTACACCAATAAAAGAGTCATGAGTGTTAGCTAGGACTTAGGAGTACGTCCAATCTCTTTTAAAAAAGTACTCGTAAAtcaatacaaaataattaaatatagtttATTAAAGCCCAAATAATTAATGATGATTTATTAAAAGActtgatttttttcttaataaaattgAGTTTTATAGATTCAGGCATGGGTATCGAGAGATTAATCAATAACAATTAGGAATAACTTATTAGGAGCTTCTATCcttttattttaaacaaaattataaatttgatatccCGAAAAGAGTGAGGAGAGtagataaaatataatttttgtattgcAAAGTCGTGTATTGTTCAATTCTTACAAACACCTTTGTAGTCCAAATTGTCACACAAATATAGCTTCTTAATGCATCTACCACTCTTGTGTTGTTTACGAACTATTACATATGTGTACGATTTTCGTACTAAAAGGTCACGTGTTTAATTCTTGTCAATGCTCTTTCAGTCCATCTTGTTGTACATGCCTTCCAAATGTGGTTACTTCTCTTGTGTGGTTTGTGCATTAATACACATAAGCGAATAGTGAGAGAGGATTTCCCTATAGAACCCACCAACAAAATCATAATTGTATTATGTAGGGGTAAAAGCTAAAATAATCGACATTATCAAACATCTCTACGTTGCCTATTACATTTGAGCGGGgtaggagaattttttttttaatagaaccAACCACCACGACCATATTTGCACTATGTAGGggtaaaaactaaaataatcgACATTAATACACATCTCAACGTTGtaaatatgataaaaaaaatcaaattttttttttgtaatttcatcacaaaaaaaaaaaaaaaatctaaacaaatTGATAGGTTCAATTAATTATTGGTCATTGATTGCTCAATTAATCAACTTGGTGGTAAACCCCATTTAAGATGACTAATGATATAAATTTGTAACCACACTTAAACTATCATAAAATtacgaatt from Ipomoea triloba cultivar NCNSP0323 chromosome 6, ASM357664v1 includes:
- the LOC116023231 gene encoding transcription factor bHLH93-like, producing MDYYYENGFLEELLALRNESWEGNNIAMGMGMEINDELLVNYNDWPSNDCTVFDSFGENAMPVPPPGTAASASAFCFDELSHYLPLDQSQSYFLSEFCSPPAVFGDELSPQLAESSSTKLESLPFPGSQEDLSSILDPVQSSSVETPASAFNIGFCPEKKANKSKKLHGQPSKNLMAERRRRKRLNDRLSMLRSVVPKISKMDRTSILGDTIDYIKELLERINNLQEETEMGTNELNLMSIFKNEKPNEMVVRNSPKFDVESRGEMDTRIEICCGAKPGLLLSTVATLENLGLEIQQCVISCFNDFAMQASCTKELEQREVLSSEDIRQALYRNAGYGGKCF